The Euwallacea fornicatus isolate EFF26 chromosome 3, ASM4011564v1, whole genome shotgun sequence genome has a segment encoding these proteins:
- the LOC136350652 gene encoding calcium/calmodulin-dependent protein kinase type 1-like isoform X1 has protein sequence MLKMPLFGKDRKKKENKEEKLAIEEKYALKDVLGTGAFSTVRIAESKVHPGEMYAVKIIDKKALKGKEDSLENEIKVLRRLKHHNIVQLLETFEDKTRVFLVMELVTGGELFDRIVEKGSYTEKDASDLIRQVLEAVDYMHEQGVVHRDLKPENLLYYNPDEDSKIMISDFGLSKMEESGIMATACGTPGYVAPEVLAQKPYGKAVDVWSIGVISYILLCGYPPFYDENDANLFAQILKGEYEFHSPYWDDISDSAKEFISSLMTVVVEQRFTCKQALAHPWISGNAAATKNIHGTVSEQLKKNFAKSRWKQAYHATTVIQKMKKMALTNNSNRSPTLQRCISESDNGACGCADRT, from the exons ATGCTGAAAATGCCGTTATTTGGGAAAGATCGGAAGAAGAAGGAAAACAAGGAGGAGAAATTGGCTATAGAGGAAAAATACGCTTTGAAGGATGTCTTGGGAAC GGGCGCCTTTTCAACAGTACGAATTGCAGAGAGTAAAGTACACCCTGGAGAAATGTATGCTGTCAAAATCATTGACAAGAAAGCCTTGAAGGGGAAAGAAGACTCcttagaaaatgaaataaaagttcTTAGAAG ATTAAAACATCATAATATCGTTCAGCTGCTGGAAACGTTCGAAGACAAAACTAGAGTGTTTCTCGTAATGGAACT gGTAACTGGAGGTGAACTTTTTGATAGAATCGTAGAAAAGGGATCTTATACAGAGAAAGATGCCTCGGATCTTATTCGACAAGTCTTAGAGGCTGTGGATTATATGCATGAACAAGGGGTTGTTCACAGAGATTTAAAA ccGGAAAATTTATTGTATTATAATCCAGACGAAGACTCAAAAATTATGATAAGCGATTTTGGACTCTCAAAGATGGAAGAGTCTGGAATAATGGCAACGGCTTGCGGAACGCCTGGATACGTCG CACCTGAAGTACTGGCACAAAAGCCTTATGGCAAAGCCGTGGATGTTTGGTCAATAGGGGTAATTTCATATATATTGCTATGCGGATACCCGCCTTTTTACGATGAAAACGACGCAAATTTATTTGCCCAGATCCTCAAAG gagaATATGAGTTTCATTCTCCATATTGGGACGACATAAGTGACTCCGCGAAGGAATTCATTTCCAGCTTAATGACAGTTGTTGTAGAGCAAAGATTTACGTGTAAGCAAGCCTTGGCACACCCCTG GATATCTGGAAATGCGGCCGCTACCAAGAACATACACGGAACTGTATCAGAACAGCTCAAGAAAAATTTCGCTAAATCGAGATGGAAG cAAGCATATCATGCAACCACTGTGATacagaaaatgaagaaaatggcTCTCACCAACAACAGCAACCGAAGTCCCACACTACAGAGGTGTATTTCCGAGTCCGATAATGGAGCGTGCGGGTGCGCAGATCGAACTTGA
- the LOC136350658 gene encoding ATP-dependent Clp protease proteolytic subunit-like — protein MNFQKVLTCFKQLLKAPGFSKQCSRRIGLIPIVVEQTGRGERSYDIYSRLLKERIICLMGPIHDTMSSLIVAQLLFLQSENTNKPIHMYINSPGGSVTAGLGIYDTMQYCSPPIATWCVGQACSMASLILAAGSPGMRYSLPNARIMIHQPSGGAQGQATDIQIQAEEIIKLKKQINQLYMRHTGLDLQTIESSMERDKFMSPLEAKEFGLIDTVLVRPPKNQESEAESHQSNQEKAENV, from the exons atgaatttccaaaaagtaCTGACATGTTTTAAG CAACTACTGAAAGCCCCAGGTTTCTCAAAACAATGCTCCCGGCGTATAGGTCTCATCCCTATAGTGGTAGAACAAACAGGCAGAGGGGAACGTTCCTATGACATTTACTCAAGACTTTTGAAAGAACGAATAATATGTTTAATGGGTCCAATTCATGACACCATGAGTTCTCTTATTGTTGCCCAGCTGCTCTTTCTGCAATCTGAAAACACAAATAAACCTATTCACATGTACATAAATTCTCCAGGTGGAAGTGTGACTGCAGGTTTGGGCATTTATGATACTATGCAGTACTGCTCACCACCTATAGCTACTTG GTGTGTTGGACAGGCTTGCAGTATGGCATCTTTGATTCTTGCAGCAGGGAGTCCTGGGATGAGATATTCGTTACCAAATGCTCGGATAATGATCCATCAACCTTCAGGAGGGGCAcag GGTCAAGCAACTGATATTCAAATCCAAGCTGAAGAAATAATAAAgctaaaaaagcaaataaatcaATTGTATATGAGACACACTGGGCTGGATCTGCAGACAATTGAAAGCAGCATGGAGAGAGATAAATTTATGAGTCCTTTAGAGGCTAAGGAGTTCGGGCTTATAGATACAGTATTAGTCAGACCGCCTAAAAATCAAGAAAGTGAGGCTGAAAGTCATCAATCAAATCAAGAGAAAGCTGAAAATGTTTAG
- the LOC136350652 gene encoding calcium/calmodulin-dependent protein kinase type 1-like isoform X2, translating to MLRLKHHNIVQLLETFEDKTRVFLVMELVTGGELFDRIVEKGSYTEKDASDLIRQVLEAVDYMHEQGVVHRDLKPENLLYYNPDEDSKIMISDFGLSKMEESGIMATACGTPGYVAPEVLAQKPYGKAVDVWSIGVISYILLCGYPPFYDENDANLFAQILKGEYEFHSPYWDDISDSAKEFISSLMTVVVEQRFTCKQALAHPWISGNAAATKNIHGTVSEQLKKNFAKSRWKQAYHATTVIQKMKKMALTNNSNRSPTLQRCISESDNGACGCADRT from the exons ATGCTTAG ATTAAAACATCATAATATCGTTCAGCTGCTGGAAACGTTCGAAGACAAAACTAGAGTGTTTCTCGTAATGGAACT gGTAACTGGAGGTGAACTTTTTGATAGAATCGTAGAAAAGGGATCTTATACAGAGAAAGATGCCTCGGATCTTATTCGACAAGTCTTAGAGGCTGTGGATTATATGCATGAACAAGGGGTTGTTCACAGAGATTTAAAA ccGGAAAATTTATTGTATTATAATCCAGACGAAGACTCAAAAATTATGATAAGCGATTTTGGACTCTCAAAGATGGAAGAGTCTGGAATAATGGCAACGGCTTGCGGAACGCCTGGATACGTCG CACCTGAAGTACTGGCACAAAAGCCTTATGGCAAAGCCGTGGATGTTTGGTCAATAGGGGTAATTTCATATATATTGCTATGCGGATACCCGCCTTTTTACGATGAAAACGACGCAAATTTATTTGCCCAGATCCTCAAAG gagaATATGAGTTTCATTCTCCATATTGGGACGACATAAGTGACTCCGCGAAGGAATTCATTTCCAGCTTAATGACAGTTGTTGTAGAGCAAAGATTTACGTGTAAGCAAGCCTTGGCACACCCCTG GATATCTGGAAATGCGGCCGCTACCAAGAACATACACGGAACTGTATCAGAACAGCTCAAGAAAAATTTCGCTAAATCGAGATGGAAG cAAGCATATCATGCAACCACTGTGATacagaaaatgaagaaaatggcTCTCACCAACAACAGCAACCGAAGTCCCACACTACAGAGGTGTATTTCCGAGTCCGATAATGGAGCGTGCGGGTGCGCAGATCGAACTTGA